In Deltaproteobacteria bacterium, a single window of DNA contains:
- a CDS encoding leucine--tRNA ligase — protein MTRHYDFKAIETGWQEKWAAGQAFRVDTDPEKPKYYVLEMFPYPSGRIHMGHVRNYSIGDVVARYKSMRGFNVLHPMGWDAFGLPAENAAIKHGTHPAKWTYENIATMRRQLKRLGYSYDWGREIATCHSGYYRWEQRFFIELLNKGLVYRKKSPVNWCPSCHTVLANEQVEEGQCWRCDSVVVQKDLEQWFLKITAYADELLDWLEPLAKGWPERVLTMQRNWIGRSQGMEINFPVEDSDLVIRVFTTRQDTLFGATFMSLAAEHPMVSELVRGRPEAETVDRFVAKVTAMDAIDRSTDRLEKEGVFTGRYCINPVTKAKMPIYLANFVLMGYGTGAVMAVPAHDQRDFEFARSYGLPMRVVIQPEGPDLDPGGMAEAYAGPGVLVNSEAFDGLDNETAKEQIAQFLEAAEQGKRTVNYRLRDWNISRQRYWGAPIPVVYCPSCGIVPVPMDELPVELPLDVRTREDGRSPLPETEVFTACRCPRCGEVARRETDTMDTFMESSWYFARYTTPRDETRPFDPEALRYWMPVDQYIGGIEHAILHLMYSRFFVKALRDLGYMDLDEPFEHLLTQGMVLKDGSKMSKSKGNVVDPDAMIETYGADTTRLFCLFAAPPEKDLEWNDKGVEGCSRFLNRVWRLVDELEDVLEAQGPVRPFDRDTMSTSERELLFKEHETVRKVTSDIEHSFQFNTAISAVMELVNTLYRLKDELKDSDQGRKLISSAVTTTLVLMAPITPHVCEELWTRMGYEGFVSHQLWPEHDPAALIQDEDLVVVQVNGRLRGKVSLPSCVSKEEAERAALAEDNVRRHIEGKTVRKVVVIPGKLVNVVVS, from the coding sequence ATGACACGACATTACGATTTCAAGGCCATCGAAACGGGGTGGCAGGAGAAGTGGGCGGCCGGGCAGGCCTTCCGGGTCGATACCGACCCGGAAAAACCCAAGTACTATGTCCTGGAGATGTTTCCGTACCCCTCGGGCCGGATTCATATGGGCCATGTCCGTAACTATTCCATCGGCGACGTGGTGGCCAGATACAAGAGCATGCGCGGCTTCAACGTCTTGCATCCCATGGGCTGGGACGCCTTTGGCCTTCCGGCCGAGAACGCGGCCATCAAGCATGGCACCCACCCGGCCAAATGGACTTATGAGAACATAGCCACCATGCGGCGGCAGCTCAAACGGTTGGGCTATTCCTACGATTGGGGCCGGGAGATCGCCACCTGCCATTCGGGCTATTATCGCTGGGAACAGCGTTTTTTCATCGAACTCCTGAACAAGGGGCTCGTCTACCGAAAAAAATCACCGGTGAACTGGTGCCCTTCATGCCATACGGTCCTGGCCAACGAGCAGGTCGAGGAAGGGCAATGCTGGCGATGCGACTCGGTGGTGGTCCAGAAGGATTTGGAGCAATGGTTCCTGAAGATCACGGCCTATGCCGACGAATTGCTGGACTGGCTGGAACCCCTGGCCAAGGGCTGGCCCGAGAGGGTTTTGACCATGCAGCGGAACTGGATCGGCCGCAGCCAGGGCATGGAGATCAATTTCCCGGTTGAGGACTCTGACCTGGTCATCCGGGTATTCACCACCAGGCAGGATACCTTGTTCGGAGCGACGTTCATGAGCTTGGCCGCCGAGCATCCCATGGTTTCCGAGCTCGTCCGGGGGCGGCCCGAGGCCGAGACCGTGGATCGCTTCGTGGCCAAGGTCACGGCCATGGACGCCATCGATCGCTCAACAGACCGCCTGGAAAAGGAGGGAGTTTTCACCGGCCGATACTGCATCAACCCGGTGACCAAGGCAAAGATGCCCATCTATCTGGCCAACTTCGTGCTTATGGGCTACGGCACTGGAGCGGTCATGGCCGTTCCGGCCCACGACCAGAGGGACTTCGAATTCGCTAGGTCCTATGGCCTTCCCATGCGGGTGGTCATCCAGCCCGAGGGTCCGGACCTCGATCCTGGCGGCATGGCCGAGGCATATGCCGGTCCCGGCGTGCTGGTGAACTCCGAAGCGTTCGACGGACTGGACAACGAAACGGCCAAAGAGCAGATCGCCCAGTTTCTGGAAGCCGCCGAGCAAGGGAAGAGAACGGTCAACTACCGCCTTCGTGATTGGAACATATCCCGACAGCGCTATTGGGGTGCCCCCATTCCGGTGGTGTATTGCCCGAGTTGCGGCATCGTGCCGGTGCCCATGGACGAACTGCCGGTGGAGCTACCCCTGGACGTCAGGACCCGGGAGGACGGCCGATCCCCTCTTCCGGAGACAGAGGTCTTCACGGCCTGCCGCTGCCCCAGATGCGGTGAGGTGGCTCGGAGGGAAACAGACACCATGGATACCTTCATGGAGTCTTCCTGGTACTTCGCCCGGTACACCACTCCAAGGGACGAGACCCGGCCGTTCGACCCCGAGGCACTCAGGTACTGGATGCCGGTGGACCAGTACATCGGCGGCATCGAGCACGCCATCCTGCACCTCATGTACTCACGATTCTTCGTCAAGGCTCTGCGGGATCTCGGGTACATGGACCTGGACGAACCCTTCGAGCATCTCCTGACCCAGGGAATGGTCCTCAAGGACGGGTCCAAGATGTCCAAGTCCAAGGGCAACGTCGTCGACCCCGACGCCATGATCGAAACCTACGGCGCGGACACGACCCGGCTTTTCTGCCTGTTTGCGGCTCCGCCGGAAAAGGATCTGGAGTGGAACGACAAGGGGGTCGAGGGATGCAGCCGGTTCCTGAACAGAGTGTGGCGTCTGGTGGACGAGCTGGAGGATGTCCTTGAAGCACAGGGCCCGGTTAGGCCTTTTGACCGGGACACCATGTCCACCTCGGAGCGGGAGCTTCTGTTCAAGGAGCATGAGACGGTCCGCAAAGTGACTTCGGATATTGAGCACAGTTTCCAGTTCAACACGGCCATTTCAGCGGTCATGGAGTTGGTCAATACTCTCTACCGGTTGAAGGATGAACTCAAAGACAGCGACCAAGGCCGGAAACTCATATCTTCGGCCGTGACCACGACGCTGGTCCTCATGGCCCCCATCACCCCTCACGTCTGCGAGGAACTCTGGACCCGGATGGGATACGAGGGATTCGTCAGCCACCAGCTGTGGCCCGAACATGATCCGGCGGCCTTGATCCAGGACGAGGATTTGGTCGTGGTCCAGGTCAACGGGCGTTTGAGGGGCAAGGTTTCCCTGCCGTCCTGCGTGAGCAAGGAGGAGGCCGAACGGGCGGCTTTGGCCGAGGACAACGTCCGCAGGCATATCGAGGGTAAGACCGTCCGGAAGGTGGTGGTCATCCCGGGAAAATTGGTCAATGTGGTCGTTTCCTAA
- the nusB gene encoding transcription antitermination factor NusB → MIDEGRRPVSRHRQREFALQVLFSGHFSQLGAEEKTLGRTFEHFAAENGWDPEELPLAWLLVQGVDRERERIDQAISRHSQNWKINRIAKLELTILRISMFEMMFLPDIPSRVSINEAVELAKDFGDGNSGVFVNGILDAVARSL, encoded by the coding sequence ATGATTGATGAGGGCAGACGGCCGGTATCGCGGCATAGGCAGAGGGAGTTCGCACTGCAGGTGCTTTTTTCCGGGCACTTCTCCCAGCTCGGTGCCGAGGAGAAAACCCTTGGGCGGACCTTCGAGCATTTCGCAGCCGAAAACGGCTGGGACCCGGAGGAGCTTCCCCTAGCCTGGCTGCTTGTCCAAGGCGTCGACCGGGAGCGGGAACGTATCGATCAGGCCATCAGCAGACATTCGCAGAACTGGAAGATTAATCGGATCGCCAAGCTTGAGCTGACCATCCTTCGGATTTCCATGTTCGAGATGATGTTTCTGCCGGATATTCCGTCCCGGGTCTCCATCAACGAGGCTGTGGAGCTGGCCAAGGACTTCGGTGACGGCAATTCCGGGGTCTTCGTTAACGGCATCCTGGACGCTGTGGCTCGGTCTCTGTGA
- a CDS encoding 6,7-dimethyl-8-ribityllumazine synthase, producing the protein MLHIKTIEGRLDAGGLTFAIVASRFNDFIVDRLIGGAVDYLVRHGLERDNLTLVRVPGAFEMPLVAKKMAQSGKFHGVVCLGAVIRGATPHFDFVAAEAAKGLAHVTMETGVPIGFGVLTTDTLEQAIERAGSKAGNKGVEAAAATLETVRVLEQLA; encoded by the coding sequence ATGCTGCACATCAAGACCATCGAGGGCAGGCTCGACGCTGGCGGGCTCACGTTCGCCATTGTGGCCAGCCGTTTCAACGATTTCATCGTCGACCGCCTGATCGGTGGGGCCGTGGACTACTTGGTCCGGCACGGATTGGAGCGCGACAACCTGACATTGGTCAGGGTTCCGGGGGCCTTCGAGATGCCTCTGGTGGCCAAGAAGATGGCCCAAAGCGGGAAATTCCACGGAGTGGTCTGTCTGGGGGCTGTTATCCGTGGGGCAACGCCGCATTTCGATTTCGTGGCAGCCGAGGCGGCCAAGGGTTTGGCTCATGTGACCATGGAGACCGGAGTTCCCATCGGGTTCGGGGTGCTAACCACCGACACCTTGGAGCAGGCCATCGAGCGTGCCGGGAGCAAAGCCGGAAACAAGGGCGTCGAAGCCGCGGCAGCAACCCTGGAGACGGTGCGGGTCCTCGAGCAGCTTGCATGA